The Dasypus novemcinctus isolate mDasNov1 chromosome 2, mDasNov1.1.hap2, whole genome shotgun sequence genome includes a region encoding these proteins:
- the LOC101440673 gene encoding Golgi-associated RAB2 interactor protein 3-like, giving the protein MAGRAVPNEETMSSECMLPYYTAHGYRSTGVFSTSMGNLQQQLYKGGEYDIFKYAPMFESDFIQISKKGEVTDVHNRVRMVTVGIASTSPILPLPDVMLLARPVKACEEHSVPDRIIKRRGRKATKNLELTRLLPLKFVKISVHNRDKQQLRVKLATGRTFYLQLCPSSDAREDLFSYWEKLIYLLRPPVESYSSIPTLDTGDATITSGCLTEDDRSLLSAVTQGEGNQNEVRLHKLHEVSGATSAAYAGGEGIQHAFHSSVTKSPGPARKGAAAGATTGPVGGTVVAGMTTGSAAGTMMTGAMVGSAAGAAMAGAMAGSTAGTAAAGSTTRGSAAGATMAGVMAGSAAGTAAAGSTTTGSAAGTAAAGAMAGSGAGPAMAGAMAGSAAGTAAAGSTTTGSAAGTAAAGVMVGSGADPAMAGAMVGSAAGTAAAGSTTTGSAAGTAAAGAMAGSGAGPVMAGAMAGSAAGTVAAGATAARMASTTNVAVAGTAASPAVGSMSMAATKSTGPRQANATLAGAAAKGPRESGSSKAMAAGMSSEGANVVLVRAASTTSVATSNTSAAATTQGSSVSVVMAGTTRKSAVGSVERPLVSTLQSEGYMSERDGSQRASHPRAETQEKKERREKDRHVSKNSSRHHRTGESRRKTGGHKSSRKSSSHRSVASHEATKDDKKEKGHSRRRRKGHSSSSHKSVSHSPSRKESRTAPKLGKSLSTISSASVSKKSSRISTFLRSFKVGSKAQDKEMDIVAKTVERCNIETTVEKAEQGQELISGTLTSETMETIIFEAKPFK; this is encoded by the exons ATGGCTGGCAGAGCTGTCCCGAATGAAGAGACCATGAGCAGTGAATGTATGTTACCTTATTACACGGCCCACGGCTACCGATCAACGGGGGTGTTCAGTACCTCCATGGGGAACCTGCAACAACAACTGTACAAGGGGGGAGAATATGATATATTCAAGTATGCACCAATGTTTGAGAGTGACTTCATCCAGATCAGCAAAAAGGGAGAGGTGACTGATGTGCACAACCGTGTCAGAATGGTGACCGTGGGCATCGCATCCACCAGCCCCATCCTCCCACTACCTGATGTCATGCTGCTGGCCCGACCAGTTAAGGCGTGTGAGGAGCACTCTGTACCTGACCGGATCATCAAGAGAAGGGGCCGCAAGGCCACAAAGAACTTAGAGCTCACCAGGCTGCTTCCTTTGAAGTTCGTCAAGATCTCGGTCCACAATCGAGACAAACAGCAATTGCGCGTGAAGCTTGCCACTGGCCGAACTTTTTATCTGCAGCTGTGTCCCTCTTCAGATGCCCGAGAAGATCTCTTTAGTTATTGGGAGAAACTTATTTACCTTCTGAGACCACCAGTGGAGAGTTACAGCAGTATTCCAACCCTTGACACTGGGGATGCAACCATCACATCGGGGTGTTTGACAGAGGATGATAGAAGCCTACTG AGTGCAGTGACCCAAGGAGAAGGCAATCAGAATGAGGTCAGGCTTCACAAGCTCCATGAGGTATCTGGAGCCACCTCAGCTGCTTATGCTGGGGGAGAAGGAATCCAACATGCCTTCCACTCTTCAGTCACGAAATCTCCAGGGCCTGCCAGAAAAGGGGCAGCAGCGGGGGCAACAACTGGCCCCGTAGGAGGCACCGTGGTTGCAGGGATGACAACGGGCTCTGCAGCAGGCACCATGATGACAGGGGCAATGGTGGGCTCTGCAGCAGGAGCCGCGATGGCAGGGGCGATGGCGGGCTCCACAGCAGGCACCGCAGCAGCAGGGTCAACAACGAGGGGCTCCGCAGCAGGCGCCACGATGGCAGGGGTGATGGCGGGCTCCGCAGCAGGCACTGCAGCAGCAGGGTCGACAACAACAGGCTCTGCAGCAGGCACCGCAGCAGCAGGGGCAATGGCGGGCTCTGGAGCAGGCCCTGCGATGGCAGGGGCGATGGCGGGCTCCGCAGCAGGCACTGCAGCAGCAGGGTCGACAACAACGGGATCTGCAGCAGGCACCGCAGCAGCAGGGGTAATGGTGGGATCTGGAGCAGACCCTGCGATGGCAGGGGCGATGGTGGGCTCCGCAGCAGGCACTGCAGCAGCAGGGTCGACAACAACAGGCTCCGCAGCAGGCACCGCAGCAGCAGGGGCAATGGCGGGCTCTGGAGCAGGCCCTGTGATGGCAGGGGCGATGGCGGGCTCCGCAGCAGGCACCGTGGCAGCAGGGGCAACTGCAGCAAGAATGGCCTCCACCACAAATGTCGCTGTAGCAGGGACAGCCGCAAGTCCTGCAGTGGGCTCGATGAGCATGGCAGCAACCAAGTCCACAGGACCAAGACAGGCAAATGCGACCCTGGCAGGAGCAGCTGCTAAGGGCCCAAGAGAAAGCGGGTCCAGCAAGGCCATGGCGGCTGGCATGTCCTCAGAGGGTGCCAACGTGGTCTTGGTGAGGGCTGCAAGCACAACTTCAGTGGCTACTTCCAACACGTCAGCAGCGGCTACCACCCAAGGGAGCAGCGTGAGTGTGGTGATGGCAGGGACTACCAGGAAGTCCGCTGTAGGAAGCGTTGAAAGACCCCTCGTCTCAACCTTACAGAGTGAAGGCTATATGAGTGAACGGGATGGAAGCCAGAGAGCCTCCCATCCCAGGGCTGAAAcccaggagaaaaaggaaagaagggaaaaggacagaCATGTCTCTAAGAACAGTTCCCGACACCACAGGACAGGTGAGAGTCGCCGCAAGACAGGGGGACACAAGTCAAGCCGAAAATCATCCTCCCACCGGTCTGTAGCCAGCCATGAAGCCACAAAagatgacaaaaaagaaaaaggccatAGCCGCCGAAGGCGCAAAGGACACAGCTCCTCCTCTCACAAAAGTGTCAGCCACAGCCCCTCCAGGAAGGAGTCAAGGACGGCTCCCAAACTGGGGAAGAGCCTGTCGACAATTAGTTCGGCCTCTGTAAGTAAGAAATCTAGTAGGATTAGTACTTTCTTGAGGAGCTTCAAGGTCGGTTCAAAAGCCCAAGATAAAGAGATGGACATTGTGGCCAAGACTGTGGAGAGGTGCAACATAGAGACCAccgtggagaaagcagagcagggcCAGGAGCTGATCTCTGGAACCCTGACGTCTGAGACCATGGAGACAATCATCTTTGAAGCCAAACCCTTTAAATAG